A genomic region of Leptolyngbya sp. FACHB-261 contains the following coding sequences:
- a CDS encoding photosystem II reaction center protein L, with product MARENPNKQPVELNRTSLYLGLLLVFVTVLLFSSYFFN from the coding sequence ATGGCTCGAGAAAATCCCAATAAGCAGCCGGTTGAACTGAACCGCACGTCCCTCTATTTGGGCTTGCTGTTGGTGTTCGTGACCGTTCTGCTGTTTTCTAGCTACTTTTTCAACTAA
- a CDS encoding ferredoxin: protein MTLSDSPDAEAEVCQSPELSQCVQSLGLDRIQRHLFICADQTKPLCCSKEQGLAAWDYLKRRLKELGLDRPSDQQPGCVFRTKANCLRVCQQGPILVVYPDGVWYHSATPEVIEYIIQKHLIGGQVVQEYVFLTHAL, encoded by the coding sequence ATGACCCTCTCTGATTCTCCTGACGCTGAGGCAGAAGTCTGCCAGAGTCCTGAGCTGAGCCAGTGTGTGCAATCTCTGGGTCTCGATCGCATCCAGCGTCATCTGTTTATTTGCGCTGATCAGACCAAACCGCTGTGTTGCTCGAAAGAGCAAGGTTTGGCGGCTTGGGATTACCTCAAGCGGCGGTTGAAGGAATTAGGATTAGACCGGCCTTCAGATCAGCAGCCGGGCTGTGTGTTCCGGACCAAGGCCAATTGCTTGCGGGTCTGTCAGCAGGGACCGATTCTAGTCGTTTACCCTGATGGCGTCTGGTATCACTCTGCAACACCAGAGGTCATTGAGTATATTATTCAGAAGCACTTAATTGGGGGCCAGGTGGTCCAGGAGTACGTCTTCCTGACCCATGCGCTCTGA
- the psbF gene encoding cytochrome b559 subunit beta has protein sequence MATSGNPNQPVSYPVFTVRWLAVHTLGVPTIFFIGAIAAMQFIQR, from the coding sequence ATGGCTACTAGTGGCAATCCAAATCAACCCGTTTCCTATCCAGTATTTACGGTTCGTTGGCTAGCCGTTCATACATTAGGCGTCCCTACGATCTTCTTCATAGGCGCCATCGCTGCAATGCAATTTATTCAACGGTGA
- a CDS encoding FHA domain-containing protein, whose amino-acid sequence MFRFLTGFLPKSVRRKYEEQDAARRVREDYRKRRSVAPVSEVEQFVQLQSEPQPVIQPEVLGAAQLVHINDQGQRQSVYPLSEMMQTGRMLIGRGHSHVSIVDDPSLSPRHAVIEIKDGHYSLRDLGSNMGTFLRCQKTILEDLDRILIGWYLFEFQMIRPDLDPRLESFNSLGAADDTPSTPKAADPYDPTSPSMGGGETIQVGSLPMQRQAQLMRILPQGQRGEVYSFNRSIVIGRTEGDVVLSDNSYVSRRHATIQQYQGRFELCDLGSKNGTFVRLRRPVKLQHGECFIAGRQFFRFEMVTPPAANGSAGTEYG is encoded by the coding sequence ATGTTCAGGTTCCTTACTGGGTTCCTTCCCAAATCTGTCCGGCGCAAGTACGAAGAGCAAGATGCGGCGCGGCGTGTCCGTGAGGACTACAGAAAGCGTCGCTCTGTGGCTCCAGTTTCTGAGGTTGAGCAGTTTGTCCAACTTCAGTCTGAACCTCAACCCGTCATTCAGCCTGAAGTCCTAGGCGCGGCTCAACTTGTTCACATTAATGATCAGGGGCAACGGCAAAGCGTCTATCCGTTAAGCGAGATGATGCAGACCGGACGGATGTTGATCGGTCGCGGTCACTCCCATGTCAGCATTGTTGATGATCCGTCGTTGTCCCCTCGCCACGCGGTGATTGAGATTAAGGACGGTCACTACAGCCTGCGCGACTTAGGCAGCAACATGGGCACCTTCCTGCGCTGCCAGAAGACAATTTTGGAAGATCTGGACCGGATTTTGATCGGCTGGTATCTCTTTGAGTTTCAGATGATCCGGCCTGACCTAGACCCTCGTCTGGAGTCTTTTAATTCCTTGGGCGCTGCGGACGATACTCCCAGTACGCCTAAGGCAGCTGATCCCTATGATCCTACTAGCCCTTCGATGGGTGGCGGTGAAACGATTCAGGTGGGCAGTCTGCCCATGCAACGGCAGGCCCAGTTGATGCGAATTTTGCCTCAAGGACAGCGGGGGGAGGTCTATTCCTTCAATCGCTCCATTGTCATTGGGCGGACAGAAGGCGATGTGGTGCTGTCTGACAATTCTTATGTTTCTCGTCGTCACGCCACAATTCAGCAGTACCAGGGACGCTTCGAACTCTGCGATTTAGGCAGTAAGAACGGTACCTTTGTGCGGCTACGCCGTCCCGTTAAGCTGCAACATGGGGAGTGCTTTATTGCCGGTCGTCAGTTCTTCCGGTTTGAGATGGTCACACCTCCGGCAGCCAATGGCTCAGCTGGAACTGAGTATGGCTAA
- a CDS encoding photosynthesis system II assembly factor Ycf48, with product MSGVSEALRRGIRVVASLALALVLGLTTTACGYLAELPYNPWQLVGLSTDATLLDLAFTGTNPNHGWLVGTSATLLETQDAGKTWEPRTPELENGEGYRFTSVSFTGNEGWIAGKPSVLLHTEDGGQSWSQIPLSSKLPGAPTMVTALGRGSAEMVTDVGAIYRTQDSGRTWKALVGEAVGVIRNLSRSLDGQYVAVSARGNFYSTWKPGQTTWEYHNRNNSRRIQNMGFSPDGNLWMLSRGGQLQFSDPENPGNWDNAKYPEFSVSVGLLDLSYQGQQEIWLAGGSANLLHSSDGGKTWQKDRAVEDVPSNFYRVLFPSKDTGFVLGQQGTLLRYEPTLAKA from the coding sequence GTGAGTGGAGTGTCTGAAGCCTTAAGGCGTGGTATCCGCGTCGTTGCCAGTCTGGCTTTGGCCTTGGTGCTAGGTCTAACGACAACAGCTTGCGGCTATCTAGCAGAGTTGCCCTACAACCCCTGGCAGCTCGTTGGGTTGTCAACGGATGCGACCCTCTTGGATCTGGCGTTTACCGGCACTAACCCAAATCATGGTTGGTTGGTCGGCACTAGCGCCACGCTGCTAGAAACTCAAGATGCAGGCAAGACCTGGGAGCCCCGGACCCCTGAGCTGGAAAACGGGGAAGGCTACCGCTTTACCTCAGTTAGTTTCACAGGCAATGAAGGCTGGATTGCAGGTAAGCCCTCGGTGTTGTTGCATACAGAGGATGGTGGTCAGTCCTGGTCACAAATCCCACTGAGCAGTAAGCTACCCGGCGCACCAACTATGGTGACCGCTCTCGGGCGTGGCAGCGCAGAGATGGTGACCGATGTAGGCGCGATCTACCGTACGCAGGACAGCGGACGCACCTGGAAAGCTCTGGTCGGCGAAGCAGTTGGGGTGATCCGGAACCTGTCGCGTTCTTTGGACGGTCAATACGTGGCGGTTTCAGCTAGAGGCAATTTCTACTCAACCTGGAAGCCAGGGCAGACTACCTGGGAGTACCACAACCGCAACAATTCCCGGCGCATTCAGAACATGGGATTTAGCCCAGATGGTAACTTATGGATGCTAAGCCGCGGCGGCCAACTGCAATTTAGCGATCCAGAAAATCCAGGGAACTGGGATAATGCTAAGTACCCAGAATTCTCAGTCAGCGTTGGCTTGTTGGATCTGTCCTATCAGGGACAGCAGGAAATCTGGCTAGCCGGGGGGAGTGCCAATCTACTCCACAGTTCTGACGGCGGTAAAACCTGGCAAAAAGACAGAGCCGTGGAAGACGTGCCGTCCAATTTCTATCGAGTTCTATTCCCAAGTAAGGACACAGGCTTCGTGCTCGGTCAACAGGGTACTTTGCTCCGCTACGAGCCAACTTTGGCTAAAGCCTGA
- the psbE gene encoding cytochrome b559 subunit alpha produces the protein MSGTTGERPFSDIVTSVRYWVIHSITIPMLFIAGWLFVSTGLAYDAFGTPRPDEYFTQTRLEAPVVQSRLEAKEQIEKVLIENQAEK, from the coding sequence ATGTCCGGCACTACTGGTGAGCGTCCATTCTCCGATATCGTTACCAGCGTTCGTTACTGGGTGATTCACAGCATTACCATTCCTATGCTGTTCATTGCGGGCTGGTTGTTTGTCAGCACAGGTCTGGCTTACGATGCATTTGGTACGCCCCGTCCCGATGAGTATTTCACTCAGACCCGTCTAGAAGCTCCAGTCGTTCAAAGCCGACTCGAAGCGAAGGAGCAAATTGAAAAAGTTCTGATCGAGAACCAAGCCGAGAAATAG
- a CDS encoding photosystem I reaction center subunit VIII yields MPEYAASYLSPILVVFVGLIFPAIAMSALFLTIEREEEA; encoded by the coding sequence ATGCCTGAATACGCAGCTAGCTATCTCTCTCCCATTCTGGTCGTTTTCGTTGGCCTGATCTTTCCCGCCATCGCCATGTCCGCTTTGTTCCTGACCATTGAGCGTGAAGAAGAAGCCTGA
- a CDS encoding photosystem II reaction center protein J yields the protein MSGQARIPLWIVGVIAGMGALGILALFFYGAYAGLGSSV from the coding sequence GTGTCTGGACAAGCTAGGATTCCTCTGTGGATTGTAGGGGTTATTGCAGGTATGGGTGCCCTGGGTATACTCGCCCTGTTTTTCTACGGTGCTTATGCAGGTTTAGGCTCCTCTGTATAG
- the ligA gene encoding NAD-dependent DNA ligase LigA, which produces MVSETAQRALELRRLLQRASYEYYVLDAPTMADSVYDQLYRELQTLESQHPELITPDSPTQRVGERPQSQFVSVRHNVPLYSLENAFSLEDLQNWQGRFQKLLAGDLGDLEYVCELKIDGSALALTYENGVLVRGATRGDGQSGEDITANVRTLQTVPLRLQLEEPPAVVEVRGEAFLPLASFERLNQERAAAGEPLFANPRNAAAGTLRQLDARIVAARRLDFFAYTLHLPQGWNQPLPQSQWQALELLSRMGFRVNPERQLCPSLGAVQAYCEHWSTGRLDLPYLTDGVVVKLNAFNLQEEVGFTQKFPRWAIAYKYPAEEVPTRVLQISVNVGRTGAVTPVADLTPVEVAGTTVSRATLHNADRLAELDLHLGDTVVIRKAGEIIPEVLRVLTELRPADAVPYHMPTECPECGQPVVRPEGEAVTRCINASCPAILRGALQHWASRDALDIDGLGEKLVRQLVEQGLVKTLADLYRLTAEQLASLERMGKKSAQNLVAALEHSRERPWSRVLYGLGIRHVGSVNAQLLTEHFPSVEQLAAATPEQISGVYGIGSEIAQAVHQWFTIPANQDLIEQLRAVGLQLGSQETNRPTEGHLSGKTFVITGTLPTLSRTEAKGLIEQHGGKVTDSVSSRTDYLVAGEKAGSKLDKAQKLKIPVLDEAQLQALLTANPSES; this is translated from the coding sequence ATGGTGAGTGAAACAGCCCAACGGGCACTGGAATTGCGACGCCTTTTGCAACGGGCCAGCTACGAGTATTACGTGCTGGATGCCCCAACAATGGCCGACTCAGTTTACGACCAGCTCTATCGTGAACTGCAAACGCTGGAGAGCCAGCACCCAGAGCTGATTACCCCCGACAGCCCTACCCAGCGGGTGGGCGAGAGACCGCAATCCCAGTTTGTCTCGGTTCGTCACAACGTTCCCCTCTACAGCCTAGAGAACGCTTTTAGCCTGGAGGATCTACAGAACTGGCAAGGCCGCTTTCAGAAGCTCCTGGCTGGCGATCTAGGTGATCTGGAGTACGTCTGTGAGTTGAAGATCGACGGTTCGGCCCTGGCCCTCACTTACGAAAATGGCGTTCTGGTCCGAGGTGCAACCCGAGGCGACGGTCAATCCGGCGAGGACATCACTGCCAATGTGCGCACTTTACAAACCGTGCCTCTACGCTTGCAGCTAGAGGAGCCCCCGGCGGTGGTTGAGGTGCGCGGGGAAGCCTTTCTGCCCCTAGCCAGTTTTGAGCGACTGAACCAGGAACGGGCAGCAGCCGGAGAACCCCTGTTCGCTAATCCCCGCAACGCCGCAGCAGGCACCCTACGCCAGCTTGATGCCCGCATTGTGGCAGCGCGGCGTCTAGACTTTTTCGCTTACACCTTGCACTTGCCCCAAGGCTGGAACCAGCCATTGCCTCAGAGCCAATGGCAGGCTCTAGAGTTGTTGAGTCGCATGGGCTTTCGGGTCAATCCTGAGCGGCAACTGTGCCCCTCTTTGGGCGCGGTGCAAGCCTACTGCGAGCATTGGTCAACCGGTCGGTTGGATCTGCCCTACCTGACTGATGGCGTGGTAGTGAAGCTCAATGCTTTCAACTTACAAGAAGAAGTTGGCTTTACACAGAAGTTTCCCCGTTGGGCAATTGCCTACAAGTACCCGGCTGAGGAGGTGCCTACCCGAGTTCTGCAAATTTCGGTGAACGTAGGCCGGACAGGAGCAGTGACCCCCGTAGCTGATCTGACACCGGTGGAAGTGGCAGGCACCACCGTCAGTCGTGCCACACTGCACAATGCGGACCGACTCGCTGAGCTCGACCTACACCTGGGCGATACAGTAGTGATTCGCAAGGCGGGTGAAATCATCCCAGAAGTGCTGCGTGTCTTGACCGAGTTGCGGCCTGCGGACGCAGTGCCCTACCACATGCCCACTGAGTGCCCTGAGTGCGGTCAGCCAGTTGTGCGGCCTGAGGGCGAGGCTGTGACCCGCTGCATCAATGCCTCCTGCCCTGCAATTCTGCGAGGAGCCCTTCAGCATTGGGCCAGCCGGGATGCGCTGGACATTGACGGCCTAGGCGAGAAGCTAGTGCGGCAGCTGGTCGAGCAGGGACTTGTCAAAACGCTGGCCGATCTCTACCGGCTCACGGCTGAGCAGTTGGCCAGTCTGGAGCGCATGGGCAAGAAGTCGGCCCAGAACCTGGTAGCGGCCCTGGAACACTCCCGTGAACGGCCCTGGTCTCGGGTGCTTTATGGCTTGGGCATTCGTCATGTAGGCAGTGTCAATGCGCAGTTGTTAACTGAGCACTTTCCCAGCGTCGAGCAATTGGCCGCGGCGACCCCCGAGCAAATCTCAGGCGTCTATGGCATTGGTTCTGAGATCGCCCAGGCGGTGCATCAGTGGTTCACAATTCCTGCCAACCAGGATCTAATTGAGCAGTTGCGAGCCGTTGGTTTGCAACTGGGGTCTCAGGAAACCAACAGACCCACCGAGGGTCATTTGAGTGGCAAGACGTTTGTGATTACTGGAACTCTACCGACGCTGAGCCGTACCGAAGCCAAGGGGCTGATTGAGCAGCACGGTGGCAAAGTCACAGATTCGGTGAGCAGTAGGACCGATTATTTGGTAGCCGGTGAAAAAGCCGGATCCAAACTCGACAAAGCGCAAAAACTCAAGATTCCAGTATTAGACGAGGCGCAATTGCAGGCATTGCTAACCGCCAATCCTAGCGAGTCATGA
- a CDS encoding rubredoxin: MSTQAIDPAELHRYECDSCGYTYEPTKGDAKGRIAAGVAFEDLPEDWRCPVCNARPAQFQDVGPVGKASGFEENLGYGLGVNKMTPGQKNLLIFGALAIAFLFFISLYGLQ; the protein is encoded by the coding sequence ATGAGCACTCAAGCCATTGACCCGGCAGAGTTGCACCGTTACGAGTGTGACTCCTGCGGTTATACCTATGAACCGACGAAAGGCGATGCCAAAGGCCGGATTGCGGCGGGCGTTGCCTTTGAGGATTTGCCTGAGGACTGGCGCTGCCCAGTCTGCAATGCTAGACCCGCTCAGTTTCAGGATGTTGGTCCTGTGGGCAAAGCTTCGGGCTTTGAGGAAAACCTGGGCTACGGCCTCGGGGTGAACAAGATGACACCCGGCCAGAAGAACCTCCTAATTTTTGGTGCTCTGGCTATTGCCTTTCTGTTTTTCATCAGTCTCTACGGTTTGCAATGA